The nucleotide window AGCATGTAGGAGCGGCGGTCAGGAAGAGGGCGCTGCTGATCCAACACCAACCTGTCAGACACGATAGACAAAGCATCACCACCAAGTGCCAGTTGTCTCAATTCCATACCACACACTACCATGCCCTGATCTTTTTACTGTTTTGCAGATAGTATACAAGAAATCAACATGCTTTTACAGGTTTACTCCAAAAGGAAATTATACAACTGTGACTTTGCCTTTTAAACTTCAGAGAAAGACAGCAAAATGTCttcttagattttttttcctctggagCTGCTCTGAGAAGGCTTGTTCCTGGTAAATGTTTCattccttacaatcaatgtgGGGGGCATCACTGGAGCTGCCTCATCACCATCCaaatttattacttttttttttccagctgtgaAAAGCTCCTTCATTTCCTTTGTGCATTGCACTGTGGGAGAACAGTGTCCGTCAACAGCACACTCAAAAGTCAAGCTGTATCAAGTATGCATGCAGGCTGCTGTATTTGTATGCTTTATTCTGTTACATGTCCAGTGTGAACACTCAATAAAATGAATGTATGGAATTGGGACGCAGCTTATGTTGTATGCTTGAGCTTcaacaaatcaataaaaactGAGCCAAACCTGATGAGCTGAAACACGGCTGCTTCCACAGCTAAAAAAGCTTCTGCGACCGACAGCTCCCTGAAACtgcacctacacacacatgcagtgtaATTCatatcaacaaaacaaaacataaaaagtcaggaggaaatacagtgtgtaggatgtgtACTATTTTAAATCTAAGTATACAAGTGCAAGTGGGAATTAACTGCAAACACTCACAAACAAACCTTAAGTCCTTTGCCAGTCTCTGTCCTTCCTCTGTTGTCACCTCCCTGCCAATTTCCAAGTCTGCCTTATTGGCTACCAGCACTGTGGGaacaactgacacacacacacacacacacacacatggtaaAATAAGGTGACAATAAACTGACAGGATGATGTTATGGCATGCTAAGTTGGGAGTCTGTGTTAACATGTTACCTACAGATCCCAGGATGGCTTACCAAACATGGACTATACTGTATGTACGCTacatctgtgcatgtgtgtgtttgtgtgaaggtGACAATAGGCAGACTGAGTGAGAGCAGAGACTCAATGGGCTTTAAGAGCAAACATAGTGAACACAGTGTTCCTGTGGAGATCGTGCAGCTGTTTCAGTAGCTCAACAGCTGGAGTGTTGGTTAGTTGTCCAAAGTCTCTTTCATGTGTCTCCAAAATAATGTTGACACAAACTGATGATGCTGACACTTTATTTTCTATGAAAACACATCAGAGAGTTCAAATAATTTCACTGACTTCCTGCCAAAGCTTGCAGAAGGCATGTTTTTACACACGCGGCCTTTATCTTAATGCTGTCAAATGAGTGTAgctcattaaagggacagttcaccccacaaTTTTTCCTACCCAGACTCTGTTTGGTCTGGTCGATGAGTTTCTTGAGCTGAGGGACCTCCAGGAAGCTGAGGCGTTGTGTGATGGAGTAGAGCAGCAAGAAACCATCTGCCCAGCGGATGGAGGACTCCAAAGAAGCCACACAGTTTTCCTGGAGGAGATAATGTCATGTGCAAAGCTACCACTGGTGCAAACAAAAGGAACTGTTTGACATTTCGGAAATACTTACTAACTGAAAGCCAATATTTACCTTACAGGCTATATCCAATATCTCCAGGTCAATAGCTTCCTGGTCCACCACCCGACTGCATCGGTAGGTCACCTCTGtggtaaaacaaacacatgtgttACTTATTTTATCCTTATTATTTCCTCCGTTTCAATGCTGTTTATTGGAATGAATATTTACCCTTCTTATGGTCGTATTCACCAATGAAGCGCTTGGTTATGAAACGAACACACAGTgctggagacacaaaacagacaccAACAGAATGAACTGccagaaacacacactaacTAATACTGTGCATTCATACACATGAAGTTTGATTCACATATGTCCGTCTGATCTGCAGCCGTCTGTATGTTCATGTGTGACGTGGGTAAGAGGATCACCCTCTTGGTAATGTTACCTGCCTTATTTAAACAAACGCAGAAGTGCTTTCTCTGTGTTTGGATGAAAGGAGTCTGGATGGTTTGTTTGACGTCTGCTGTTTGAGGGCTCTCTGTATTTCCTTTTGGCAGGACACATTAAAAGGTTACTCTGACTTGTTTAAGCTGTTATTTGAGCCTTTACAGCTGAGAAATGAGCAgcttttcatccatttttcagGGATTAAAGCTTGTTGTCTGCCTCTGTCACATCAGCATCTCACCTTACAGATATGATTTATGGTCTTTCTAGCACATAATCAAACGTGTACACATGAACTCCTATGAAATAAATCTGCTGTAAATGTCCTGTAGACAGTGGTGGAGtgtaacaaagtacatttacttaagtacgaatttgaggtacttttctCTCCCTGCCACTTTATACTTGTTATCCACAATAGTTCGGGAGGAAACATTGTAAAAATATTGTGTACAATATGAATATTTTGGTGTAGATGAAGCTATCCAACCATATATTTAAAGGTATATACTTCATccataaaatgaccatttgtatatcagttattcACCCTGTGTCACACtgaattcataaagaaaactttgGTTTTCTCGCACGCCttcacggtgaacgaagaatccaaaaactcacatttacacaactcgtgcagtacaATCCCAGGATGTCTACAGATATAACCAAGTTAAATAGAAGACTTTGTGAGACCTTTTAATCACTAAAAATTGCTGTCATAAATGctatttattattgcaatattcacaGAAATACTgcgggaaaaaaatatttttcctcagTCTGTCCAGTGATTGTAAACAGTCATTTGGTCTGTCTGGCTGGAGAAATTTTAACGGTAATGTGACTGGATATattgaatctgaatttaagatattttaagactttttaaggacctgtggACACCCtgaatccaagtctcatttgtccGGTCATATGCTTAGCTCCTCTCAAACAAACAGCCCTTTCCTGACGTGGAACTGATcggaaagtgaaacttatctctttttttttttaaagatattttttggggcattttgcctttaatggacaggacagctaagagtgaaagggggagagagagaggggatgacatgcagcaaagggccacaggctggactcgagcCCGGGCCGCTGCAACGACAGCCTTGTCCATGGGGTGCCCGCTCCatccaccaagccaccgacgccccagtgAAACTTATCTTTGCTTTCATTAAACTCCAGACTCCATTAATAAAATGAGTTATTTTAccctgctgaacacaggagctgctggtctaccactgccttgatcagttggtcagtttgtgtaattgtgtgacttCAGTGGAtccgaactaacccttttaaacatCAAAGAGTTAAGAATTTTCcgtgtttttggattcttcgttcaccagagACATGAGAGAACAACAAAGTTTCCTTTACGAAATCAATTAAACACTGTCCGACTAATGAACATAGTCATTTTAAATGCCAGAACATCTCATGGTTCCAGCCTCacaaatgtgaagatttgctgcttttcctttttatctttatttttaggtAGATATTTTATTAATCCAGAAGGAAATTAAGGACAAGCTTGTGAGAGTTTGACATAGCACGACAATGTCACTCCCTCACTGActcagtttttcttttgaaTAATTTGGAGGTTTTTCTGCTTGAGCACTCACACTGTTAACACTTaaagtacattttcctgattatacttgcatacttttacttcagtaacatATTCAATGCAGGACTTACTTAACTTACTTATAAttaagtattttcacagtgtgaacaggatctgaatacttcctccaccactgcctgTAGTGATGGTGTCTTGTACAAAGAGTCAGTTTACTCATCAGTCTTTCGTTTTATGGAGAATAACAACCCAACAAGTCACTTACATCAGACTGCTCTTATTAAATTATGCAAAATGAACACCACACTTTACAATGCCTCATTAAAACATCCTGATCTTTTTTACCACCATGAAAAGTTTTGACAAAAGCCATAAGGCAGTAGTTGGCTGGATACATTTACACTCCAATGCTCATGAGGAGAAAGAGGGACAGCTTTAGACCTGTGTGCGACTTCCATATTTAGCAAAACCTCTTAAACCGTGACCAAAACCTAACCCTAAACTTAACCTCTTCTCATTACTTTAACTAAAGTTTTTCACATGACAAACATGGGATAGTGTGTCTGACCtaagtgtgtgcacacacattctcatcctGTCTCTCCACCTTTTTGTCTACCTGCGTGTCTGTGCATTAACGTTTGTCTGTAGTTTGTCATCTACCTGTTTTTCCAGTGTTCTGAGCTCCCAGAATGAGGAGTTTAACTGGAACCATTTTCCTGTTGGGCCCAGTATTAGTCCGCTGTCTGTCCCTGCATGGAAACCCTAAAGAGAGGAAGAGTCATCGTGAAGTtgcaacagaaaattaaaagtacaaaactaCATGCAGCCTCACAACCAAACTTTATATAGCAATATctaagtataaaaacaaaaaggtgtaACTGACACAAACTAAGTAGCACTACGACACTATAGGATGCAATAATACTGACCTTTAAGATACAGAGAGGAGCAAAACTCACTGTGTTCAGTCTCAGACACTGAGCAGACAGGGAATGAAGAGATGGGACTGTCTTCtctctctgagtgtgtgtgtgagtgtgtgtgtgcgcttctGTTTGGTTCTAAGAGCTCTCTCCTTCTCGCTCCCTCTCTCAGGGAACAGTATATGACAAGAGCCATTTGTCTGGAGGAACTGTGTCCAACTCCAGACACCAGTATCCCACTCTGGATCTATTCAAGACACATATACACTCTCTTTTTGGGGATTGTAGGTGGCTTACAGTCAGTCCCCAAAGGCTTGCCCTTAAATCCCGAGCTCAAGATAAACTTGCTCCCCCCTGAAATCCCCAAATTTTCCAAAAAAGAGTTTCAACATGTGAgctgctttttttcccacttgCAAGTAGCGTCACAACAATGTCATTTCAAAGTTGAATTGTAATTCACGAAGTGGAAGAGGGATGTCTTCTGTTAGGACGATCTGGGACGATGAACTGGAGATCAAGTGGAGGtagactcagtgtgggggttccGTCTCAGCCGTTTTTCAGCCCGAGCTGATTACAGGCCCTAGATGGTACCAAGAATGAGACACTGGAAGAGAGGTATGCATCAGATTTAATAAGAAGAGATGAAGGGAGAAGGGAAGAGATGATGAAGGAATGTTGGTCGGGAGGATGATGGATGACGGGAAAGGAAAGGGAAATGAAGGGTGGGTGGAGAACTTTGAGACAGAGCAGGTATCAGTAGGCTTGGCAGGTAATCAGAGGTGTGGTTGAGGCTTGGGCCTGTTCCTGAGCCACGTTAACAAAATTTGCATCTGTGGCTCTTTTTCTGAGGTAATTTTGAAGTATTCTGATGGAGAAGACACCAGAGTCTCACCAGCAGCTTAAGTACGGAAAATCCGGCTCTACGGTCATGAGTGGTATCCATCTTGTTCTTCCTCAAAAAAATCTAATGATTTCCCAAATGTCACACTTTTCCTTTCAGCACAATAAGGTCATTAACGTCTTAATTATTTCCTTTACTCATGCAGTGGCCTTGACCTGACCTCTGGGTTCTGGGTTCCTCTTTTGGGCCTCCTGCATGTCAGCAGGCCTTGCAAGGACCCAGATTTGAGCATATTTCATATGAGAGGATTTGGCAAACGCTGCCAGGTTTTAATGTTTGAAGTAAAGCAGTTAAGAGCAGAAGCTGGAGGCCACAACTTATTAAAGCTTATTAATACATGAGTAAAATAAGTGAAGGAATGACAAATGAAGTATGTGAGGAGCTGATTTTCAACCAAACATGCAATAAAAGAAAACCACTCAAACTGGAGTAAAGACATTTGTAagattttattcatatttcataGGTTTTTTTTATACGCTTTATTCAACAAAGCTTGCTCACAGGAGTGAAAACCATTTATACTACAAGCATCAAGGACAACTTTAAATTAAGGAGCGACACCGAGTTTGTTTTGAGAAGTGTGCGTTTCAGCAGAGGAAGGAGATGGACTGTGTGTGCTGGGTGTTCAGCAAACAGACGGCTCGTCGACGGCGGCTGCTCCTTGTGTCACGGCTTTGACGCATTTGGCCATCGTCTGGGAAGCTCTGCTGATGGAGTCTGAACACAGAGAAGGAGGGGTCACAAGAGGTTATgagacatttttatatttttgttgttgccgTCTGTGTTTGCACTATTTAAAAAAGAGATACACTTACCTGTCATGTAGAAGTCCTTCACTGTTAGCTGAGGTGGCACCAGAGGAGCTGCGATGAGGTCCTGGTTCACAGTCTGTGAGGAACAGAGCGATAAAACAGAGACAGATCAttatcttcttctttcttctgcaTTCTGACTCTATGGataggatgtgtgtgtgtttgtgtgtgtacctggGCAAGTTCATTCGCCTGCTTGAAGTAGTTTGCCTCCTCTACATCGTCATAACGAACCAGATTAGGAGAAACCTCGGCTAGTCTGGATCGGACATCATCCAGAGAGTCGTAAGGCAGCGTCAAACCAGCcagctgcaaacacacagacataacTTTTAAACACTCTGCTTTTTGGTCAGATTCAATTGTTAACAACAGTATGAACGTTAGTTTGTGCCATGTCAGTGACGTCCTGCGTACTTCAGATACAGCCCTGAGGATCTTCCAGTCCTCTCTGGCCAGCCCAGGAGGGGTGACAGCCACTCGGGTGTGTTGGCTCCTGCCTTCGGTGTTGACGTAGGTGGCGTTTTTCTCTGTGTATGCAGCACTGGGTAGGATGATGTCTGCCATTGGTGCTCCTACGTCACCATGGTGACCTGGAGGGGATGAAAATGATCTTTAATATATTTTCATTCTCATGGTTTCCACTGAatttgtgtgtgctttgtggCATGTGTCAGTATGGACGACGAAAAGTGACAACTATCAATAAATGAATACAGaaatagatgaataaataaatgaatatgtaaGTAATAACAGGAGAAATTATACATACaatacatataaaaataaatacatatgagAATACAtaaatgctaaaataaataaatgtataaagaaagaaatacagaGGTTAGGACCTCCTACCTcatgacaaacagacaaaggaatacataaataaataaagtagttCTACAAAAACTGTCGAAATGtatttgacatttatttatgtCCTCTTAATTatcaacctttatttatttatgcatttatttccatatgcattacatatactgtaaaaatgtttatttattaattatttcatttattcatacatttatttatttatgcatttacaGATAGGATAAGATGAGACTGAACTTTATCTTGGTGGAAATTCTTGatggtgcaaaatataaataattatttttataaaaataatttttgtatttcctttttattctgcatttatttacttatttatttaattatttattcctgtacttatttatacatttctttatttatttctgtatgcattgattatttatttttccctgtatttatttatacatttcttttatttatgtatttatctatttattcctgtatttatctatacattaaatttttatttctatATCTAGctatttgtatatatttattaatacatttttcccTGTATCTGTTTATTAATTCCTGTATTAtttatacattcattcattgatACTCAAGTTATACCGGAGGACTAATGGTCCTCcatatctgtgtttgtgtttgtgtgtgtgtgtgtgtgtgtgtgtgtgtgtaccctgGTAGATGATGAGGCTGTCTTTAGGCAGGTCGGCTCTGGTGATGCAGCCAGCATCAGCTCCCAGCAGAAACAGGACTTTGGGTAGATTTGCTCTGATGGCGTCCACACCAGGCTTGTAGCCCAGGTCCAACGCAGCCACCTGACTGGCCACtctgctcacacacaaacacataaagaaTGAGCAGGAAGCAGCTACTGTACTTCGCTAATAGAGGCCAACTTCATGTGCAAAACAGTCAATCACAAACAACTTGAATCTGCAGAAACTGTTGACAGCGTCACAAGTCCACACCTAAAACGATTGCCAAGTTTTACCTGTGCAGGACATTGAGGACTTTCCACCCCTCTTCCACTCCACTGCTGGTTCTGGCGTTCTGAGCGATGGTGGAGACGGTCCTCAAAATTGCAGCTCCATCTTCTCTCTGCAGAGCGCTGCTGCCCACAACCACCACAGGACGCTTAGCGGCGGAGAGGACCTGGAGACAGGAAAAGGGAAAGGAAAATTTTATGCATAAGTTGCCAGAAATTCATCAGAGAGCTGCCAAAAAAGGAAAGTCCCATCAGTTCATCAATCAGCACCAAAGCTCCCTCCAAACATCCTCTGAGTCAGACTGCGTGCAAGTCCTTCACCTGGCAGAAGGGGTGCGTGCCGTTCGCCAGCTCACTCAGGACTGAAGTCTCCTCTCCCAGATGGTCGTATGAGAAACTCAGATCAACCTGGTGACCCACCATGGCAACACGCAGCTCATTATGGAGCCAActgacagaggaagaggaggaaaagagacagacagaaaaaagggaGGCAAACAAATAACACTGATTACATAACTCTGATTTCATCCAGTATAAAAGCCACTTCTGCTGTTTCCAGG belongs to Epinephelus lanceolatus isolate andai-2023 chromosome 24, ASM4190304v1, whole genome shotgun sequence and includes:
- the LOC117255915 gene encoding ras-related and estrogen-regulated growth inhibitor, producing MVPVKLLILGAQNTGKTALCVRFITKRFIGEYDHKKEVTYRCSRVVDQEAIDLEILDIACKENCVASLESSIRWADGFLLLYSITQRLSFLEVPQLKKLIDQTKQSLVVPTVLVANKADLEIGREVTTEEGQRLAKDLRCSFRELSVAEAFLAVEAAVFQLIRLVLDQQRPLPDRRSYMLTVRHALTRKLTRSKTMQW